A region from the Algoriphagus machipongonensis genome encodes:
- a CDS encoding AlbA family DNA-binding domain-containing protein, with protein sequence MKSTIFSKEFIKNLILSKESKTLDFKLEVSSSSKIARTLAAMANTEGGFLIIGISDQKKVVGIDVHEERFMIERANQEYCQPKVKLKMIDFLWIDEDSKENEEETWILIVEIQKSNEGVILYKGNTGELRHYIRIEDQTKLFAGI encoded by the coding sequence ATGAAATCCACAATCTTTAGCAAAGAATTTATAAAAAATCTAATCCTATCTAAGGAAAGTAAAACTCTGGATTTCAAGCTAGAGGTTAGTTCCAGTTCAAAGATTGCTCGAACCCTAGCTGCAATGGCAAACACAGAAGGAGGATTTTTGATAATTGGAATTTCAGATCAGAAAAAGGTTGTAGGAATCGATGTCCATGAAGAAAGATTTATGATTGAAAGGGCAAATCAGGAATATTGCCAACCTAAGGTTAAACTTAAAATGATAGATTTTCTATGGATTGATGAAGATTCTAAAGAAAATGAGGAGGAAACCTGGATCTTGATTGTGGAAATTCAGAAATCAAATGAAGGGGTTATCCTTTACAAAGGAAATACGGGAGAGCTGAGACACTACATCAGGATTGAAGATCAAACCAAATTATTTGCTGGAATCTAA
- a CDS encoding OmpH family outer membrane protein, with amino-acid sequence MKKGFKMFGVLGLATALFYSCNQPAAQKTEGEGTTTTVSSGDLKVAFVFTDSVINKYDYFVKKSEEITEKGQKFETELQSRAQGFEREVANFQQSANNMTQNQALAKQDELGKKQQNLMSYRDNLMQELSVDEANLYNEVYTKVQDYLKQYAADNSLDIILSYTRGGAVWYANDAMDVTEKVIEGLNSSYNETAVDSVK; translated from the coding sequence GTGAAAAAAGGATTTAAAATGTTCGGTGTGCTAGGCTTGGCAACAGCACTTTTCTATAGCTGTAATCAACCTGCTGCACAAAAAACTGAGGGAGAAGGTACTACCACCACTGTATCTAGTGGAGATTTGAAAGTTGCTTTTGTTTTCACAGATTCTGTGATCAACAAGTATGATTACTTTGTAAAAAAGTCTGAAGAAATCACTGAAAAAGGTCAAAAGTTTGAAACAGAGCTTCAAAGTAGAGCTCAAGGATTTGAGAGAGAAGTAGCTAACTTCCAGCAATCGGCAAACAATATGACTCAAAACCAAGCTTTGGCAAAACAAGACGAACTTGGTAAAAAGCAACAAAACTTAATGTCATACAGAGATAATTTGATGCAAGAATTATCTGTTGATGAGGCTAATCTTTATAATGAAGTGTACACTAAAGTACAGGATTATTTGAAGCAGTATGCAGCTGACAATTCCTTGGATATCATTTTATCTTACACTAGAGGAGGAGCAGTTTGGTATGCAAATGATGCAATGGATGTAACAGAAAAGGTTATTGAAGGGTTAAATAGCAGTTATAACGAAACTGCAGTTGATTCTGTAAAATAA
- a CDS encoding deoxyhypusine synthase family protein gives MKITEFLKHNYRHFNAASLIDAAEGYKAHLDNGGQMMITLAGAMSTAELGISLAEMIRQDKVQIITCTGANLEEDVFNLVAHDYYERIPNYRELSPAQEQDLVERHMNRVTDTCIPEMEAMRRIEDVILEEWVAADQAGESYFPHEFFYKILLSGKLEKFYQIDPKDSWLLEAAKKNIPIICPGWEDSTLGNMFAGHVITGDVKNVHTVKTGIQYMIYLADWYTKSATDESTVGFFQIGGGIAGDFPICVVPMLHQDLQRDNVPLWGYFCQISDSTTSYGSYSGAVPNEKITWGKLGIDTPKYIIESDATIVAPLVFAIVLGQ, from the coding sequence ATGAAAATCACCGAATTCTTAAAGCATAACTACCGACATTTCAATGCCGCAAGTCTGATTGATGCAGCAGAGGGCTATAAAGCACATCTTGATAATGGAGGTCAAATGATGATTACTCTTGCTGGAGCTATGTCCACAGCAGAATTGGGTATTTCATTAGCCGAAATGATCCGGCAGGATAAAGTACAAATCATTACTTGTACAGGGGCAAATTTGGAAGAAGATGTTTTTAACCTTGTAGCACATGACTACTATGAGAGAATTCCCAATTATAGAGAATTATCTCCAGCTCAGGAGCAGGATTTGGTAGAGCGTCATATGAATCGTGTTACTGACACATGTATTCCTGAAATGGAGGCCATGCGTAGAATCGAGGATGTTATTTTGGAAGAATGGGTTGCTGCAGATCAAGCGGGAGAATCCTATTTTCCTCATGAGTTTTTCTACAAGATTTTGCTTTCTGGAAAACTGGAGAAGTTTTACCAAATAGATCCAAAGGATAGCTGGTTGCTGGAAGCTGCCAAGAAAAATATTCCTATTATTTGTCCTGGATGGGAAGATTCTACTTTAGGGAATATGTTTGCAGGACATGTGATCACGGGTGATGTGAAAAATGTGCATACCGTGAAAACCGGAATTCAATACATGATTTACCTTGCAGATTGGTATACAAAATCAGCAACTGACGAATCTACTGTTGGATTTTTCCAGATTGGCGGGGGAATTGCAGGAGATTTCCCAATATGCGTGGTTCCAATGCTACATCAGGATTTGCAGCGTGATAATGTGCCTCTTTGGGGGTACTTCTGCCAAATTTCGGATTCCACCACTTCCTATGGTTCTTATTCAGGGGCTGTGCCTAATGAAAAGATCACCTGGGGAAAACTGGGAATCGATACACCAAAATATATCATAGAATCTGATGCTACCATTGTTGCCCCGCTGGTGTTTGCCATCGTATTGGGTCAATAA
- a CDS encoding histone deacetylase family protein — MLKIAWSPIFAHPLPLGHRFPMEKYQLLPEQLMYEGTATEANFFAPELVEERWIVNTHESEYWEKLRTLSLSKSEIRKTGFPLSSELVSREVHIMAGSIQAAIYAIDYGIGMNIAGGTHHAFTNRGEGFCLLNDLAITANYLLENKLAKKVLIIDLDVHQGNGTAEIFQETPEVFTFSMHGKANYPMHKEKSDLDVELDDGMKDFEYLKLLDENLNQVLKTFTPDFILYQSGVDILETDKLGRLSVSIQGLRTRDNMVLDLAKEMQIPIMCCMGGGYSPQIKDIIEGHAQVYRLAQDIFF; from the coding sequence ATGCTTAAAATAGCCTGGTCACCCATATTTGCCCATCCATTGCCTCTGGGACACCGTTTTCCCATGGAGAAATACCAATTACTACCTGAGCAATTGATGTATGAAGGAACGGCCACCGAAGCTAATTTCTTTGCTCCTGAATTGGTAGAAGAAAGGTGGATAGTCAATACGCATGAAAGCGAGTACTGGGAAAAATTAAGAACCCTTAGCCTAAGTAAATCTGAGATAAGAAAAACAGGGTTCCCATTAAGTTCTGAATTAGTATCCCGTGAAGTCCACATCATGGCTGGTTCCATTCAAGCGGCTATTTATGCGATTGATTATGGGATTGGGATGAATATAGCAGGTGGTACTCATCATGCTTTCACCAATCGGGGAGAAGGCTTTTGTTTATTAAATGACCTCGCGATTACGGCAAATTATTTATTGGAAAATAAGCTGGCAAAAAAAGTCTTAATCATTGATTTGGATGTTCATCAGGGAAATGGCACAGCCGAAATTTTTCAGGAGACCCCAGAAGTTTTCACTTTTAGTATGCATGGAAAAGCAAATTATCCCATGCACAAAGAGAAGTCAGATTTGGATGTGGAACTGGATGATGGAATGAAGGATTTTGAGTATTTGAAATTGTTGGACGAAAATCTAAATCAAGTTTTAAAAACTTTTACTCCTGATTTCATTCTTTACCAATCCGGAGTGGATATTTTGGAAACAGATAAACTCGGGCGTCTTAGTGTAAGTATTCAGGGACTTAGAACTCGAGATAATATGGTTTTGGATCTGGCAAAAGAGATGCAGATTCCTATTATGTGCTGCATGGGAGGTGGTTATTCTCCCCAAATCAAGGATATCATTGAAGGTCATGCGCAAGTTTATAGGTTGGCACAGGATATCTTTTTTTGA
- a CDS encoding phage holin family protein, whose translation MGNTSNGSSVLVKILLGGIAVLIAEFLLPGVHIDSFITGFLLAAVIILINLTIKPILILLTFPITLLTLGLFLLVINAAMLLLAAKIIPGFDLDGFWWAVLFAIVLSIINSLFGNNLDSSK comes from the coding sequence ATGGGAAATACTTCAAATGGCAGTTCTGTTCTCGTAAAAATCCTTTTAGGAGGCATTGCTGTATTAATAGCAGAATTTTTACTTCCAGGAGTACACATTGATTCATTCATTACTGGATTTTTGCTAGCTGCGGTGATAATCTTGATCAATTTGACGATAAAGCCGATTCTAATTTTATTGACTTTCCCGATTACCTTACTGACTTTGGGCTTGTTTCTTCTGGTGATTAATGCAGCTATGCTACTTTTAGCTGCGAAGATTATCCCTGGTTTCGACTTGGATGGTTTTTGGTGGGCAGTATTGTTCGCTATCGTTTTGAGTATTATTAATTCTTTGTTTGGGAATAATTTAGATTCCAGCAAATAA
- a CDS encoding acyl-CoA desaturase: MFCQSFFLHRYAAHQMFVMNKYWERFFYIFTWLWQGSSYLSPRAYAILHRMHHAYSDTPKDPHSPHHTENLFTMMWKTKNIYNEYFSFRLTPEERFSKDIPDWNRFDKFADTMYIRVAWGLLYVLIYVLCISVFELPGTHWWMYFLLPIHFLMGPVHGAIVNWSGHKYGYANFDNNDKSKNSLLLDVLMLGELFQNNHHKLPNRPNFAVKWYEFDPTYPIVKLLHATKIIKLRTT, from the coding sequence CTGTTTTGCCAGAGTTTCTTTCTGCATAGATATGCTGCTCATCAGATGTTTGTTATGAACAAATACTGGGAACGCTTCTTCTATATATTTACCTGGCTATGGCAAGGCAGCTCTTATTTATCACCAAGAGCTTACGCTATTCTACACAGAATGCACCATGCCTACTCGGACACACCGAAAGATCCACATAGCCCACATCATACCGAAAACCTTTTTACAATGATGTGGAAAACCAAAAACATTTACAATGAATATTTCAGCTTCAGGCTGACACCCGAAGAGCGATTTTCAAAAGACATTCCTGATTGGAACCGATTCGATAAATTTGCTGACACCATGTACATCAGAGTAGCATGGGGTTTATTGTATGTACTAATCTACGTTTTATGTATTTCAGTTTTTGAATTGCCAGGAACACATTGGTGGATGTATTTCTTGCTACCAATTCATTTTTTAATGGGCCCTGTTCACGGTGCAATTGTCAATTGGAGCGGTCATAAATACGGATATGCCAATTTTGACAATAATGATAAATCAAAAAACAGCTTGTTGTTAGACGTGTTGATGTTGGGAGAATTATTTCAAAATAATCATCACAAACTTCCTAACAGACCTAATTTTGCAGTGAAGTGGTATGAGTTTGATCCAACTTATCCAATTGTCAAATTATTGCATGCTACGAAAATAATTAAGCTCAGAACCACTTAA
- a CDS encoding BlaI/MecI/CopY family transcriptional regulator, producing the protein MKPLTRAEEDIMQILWDIERGFVKDILLPMQEPKPAYNTVSTIVRILERKGFVSHKSYGKSHEYFPIVSKDEYRTFIIKKMLDGYFDNSFSKLHEFFKNDETLNTKEYQ; encoded by the coding sequence ATGAAACCATTAACTAGAGCCGAAGAGGATATCATGCAAATCCTTTGGGATATCGAAAGAGGATTTGTTAAAGATATCTTATTGCCAATGCAGGAACCAAAGCCTGCTTACAACACAGTTTCTACCATTGTGAGAATTTTGGAGAGAAAAGGTTTTGTGAGTCACAAGTCTTATGGTAAAAGTCACGAATACTTCCCAATCGTTTCTAAAGATGAATACAGAACTTTCATCATTAAGAAAATGCTGGATGGATACTTCGATAATTCTTTCTCTAAACTTCATGAGTTTTTTAAGAATGACGAAACATTGAACACGAAAGAGTATCAATAA